One genomic window of Globicephala melas chromosome 8, mGloMel1.2, whole genome shotgun sequence includes the following:
- the ARRB1 gene encoding beta-arrestin-1 isoform X3, producing MGDKGTRVFKKASPNGKLTVYLGKRDFVDHIDLVDPVDGVVLVDPEYLKERRVYVTLTCAFRYGREDLDVLGLTFRKDLFVANVQSFPPAPEDKKPLTRLQERLIKKLGEHAYPFTFEIAPNLPCSVTLQPGPEDTGKACGVDYEVKAFCAENLEEKIHKRNSVRLIIRKVQYAPERPGPQPTAETTRQFLMSDKPLHLEASLDKEIYYHGEPISVNVHVTNNTNKTVKKIKISVRQYADICLFNTAQYKCPVAMEEADDTVAPSSTFCKVYTLTPFLANNREKRGLALDGKLKHEDTNLASSTLLREGANREILGIIVSYKVKVKLVVSRGGLLGDLASSDVAVELPFTLMHPKPKEEPPHREVPENEAPVDTNLIELDTTDDDIVFEDFARQRLKGMKDDKEEEEDGTGSPQPNDR from the exons ATGGTGTGGTCCTGGTGGATCCTGAGTATCTcaaggagaggagag TCTATGTGACACTGACCTGCGCCTTCCGCTACGGCCGGGAGGACCTGGATGTCCTGGGCCTGACCTTTCGCAAGGACCTGTTTGTGGCCAACGTGCAGTCCTTCCCGCCAGCCCCTGAGGACAAGAAACCCCTGACTCGGCTGCAGGAGCGCCTCATCAAGAAGCTGGGCGAGCACGCCTACCCTTTCACCTTTGAG ATCGCTCCGAACCTCCCATGTTCTGTGACGTTGCAGCCGGGGCCTGAAGACACAGGGAAG GCCTGCGGTGTGGACTATGAAGTGAAAGCCTTCTGCGCCGAGAACCTGGAGGAGAAGATCCACAAGCG GAATTCTGTGCGCCTGATCATCCGGAAGGTGCAATACGCCCCGGAGAGGCCCGGCCCGCAGCCCACAGCCGAGACCACCAGGCAGTTCCTCATGTCGGATAAGCCCTTGCATCTGGAGGCCTCCCTGGATAAGGAG ATCTACTACCACGGAGAACCCATCAGTGTCAACGTCCACGTCACCAACAACACCAACAAGACAGTGAAGAAGATTAAGATCTCGG tgCGCCAGTATGCAGACATCTGCCTTTTCAACACAGCGCAGTACAAGTGCCCCGTGGCCATGGAAGAGGCCGA TGACACAGTGGCGCCCAGCTCGACATTCTGCAAGGTCTACACGCTGACCCCCTTCCTGGCCAACAACCGAGAGAAGCGGGGCCTCGCCCTGGACGGGAAGCTCAAACATGAGGACACGAACCTGGCCTCCAGCACCCT GTTGAGGGAAGGAGCCAATCGGGAGATTCTGGGCATCATTGTTTCCTACAAAGTGAAGGTGAAGCTGGTGGTGTCTCGGGGAGG CCTGTTGGGAGATCTTGCATCCAG TGACGTGGCTGTGGAGCTGCCCTTCACCCTAATGCACCCCAAGCCCAAAGAGGAACCCCCGCATCGGGAAG TTCCAGAGAACGAGGCTCCAGTAGATACCAATCTCATAGAACTTGACACCAC CGACGACGACATTGTGTTTGAGGACTTTGCTCGCCAGAGACTGAAAGGCATGAAGGATgacaaagaggaagaggaggatggtACCGGCTCTCCACAGCCCAACGACAGATAG